DNA sequence from the Xyrauchen texanus isolate HMW12.3.18 chromosome 35, RBS_HiC_50CHRs, whole genome shotgun sequence genome:
aggagaccccttgtgtcactacaatcgacacaacgtcgagtgagggacagaaggggaacaggttaTTCTGGGGTAGGAAAATGGATTATAAGAATCTTAAACATAGATAATACGTAATGTATTATATGCAGTGTCTATGGACATAATAACTCtttaaatgtatgcatgtttAAGAAACTTAATATCTTATTAGACATGAAAAATACAAAGATGCATATCTAGTGCTAGGTGGAGACTTTAACAAAGCCCCCAATGACTCTGTGGATAGAATAATAATGCTCTCACTGAATAATTAATTGACTATTGGCTATTATCTACTAATGCATAATTCATTGACTATTGGCTATTATCTACTAATGCAATTCAGTTTGTCACTCTCATTTGTCAGATCACAGATTTATCTCAATTTCATTAAAAGGACACTTGACCATTGTAAGAGAATTTGTGATTATTGGAAATTCAGCAAATAAGATACTTTCTGATGCTAAATTTATAGAAATGGTTACAAAATGTGCATCTATATTAGAATATGACTCTATGAGTCATGCCCGATGGTGGGAATTCTTTAAATTTAAAGTTAGACAATTGGCAATGCGTCAGGGTAAAGAACTTAAAGTGGCCAATTATAAAATATGCCAAGATATTCTACACAATCTCGACAAATTACTGTCCAAAGATACTCTTTGCAAAGAGGAGGAAGCTAACTTATTTCAACTCTGGAAAGAAATAGATGATCATTATTTAGATTTGGCTAAAGGTGCCTTTATAAATCTAGAGACAAATGGTTAGAAATGGGAGAGAAAAATACCAGCTATTTTTTTGCTCtggaaaaaagaaatataaaaaggaAATATTTAACAACCTTAAAATGtatgataatattaataagaaCCCCTCTCAAATCaacaaatatgtatattatttttataacaaaCTATATAAATCAAATTATAATAGAAACAATGCTAGATCTTTTGTACAAAACAATCAAACCATACACTCCAGTGATCTCAAGTCAATTTAGAACTGATTGAGAAAATGACCTTTCTTTAAATGAACTTACCAAGGCAGTGCATTCTATAAAGAAGGGTAAGTCCCCGGGTTCAGATGGACTAACTGTTGAGTTTTTTTACACACTTTTGGGAATCATCAAGGTACCAATGCTTAGAGTGTACACTGAATGTATTATTAATGAAGAACTATGTACTACCATGAAACAAGGTCTTATTACCCTGATACCAAAACCAGGTAAAGATCCTCTCTCACTTGAGAACTGGAGGCCAATCACATTACAAAATATAGATTACAAAATGTTATCATTAGAATatgcaaaaacattaaaaacatgtttatctGAAATAATTAATGAAACTCAAACAGGATTTATGCCCAAACAACATATTAGCTCTAATATCAGGCTAGTATTAAATCTTATAGATTACACTCATCACATTAACTCAGATGCAATTATATAGTTTTTGGATTTCTACAAAGCATTTGATGCCTTCgcagctagatgattggttcctcagaTCTCACAGCCCCTccgttcctttcttccctgaaGTGCATGATCAGCTGATGAGTTCATGGAgaacacccttctccacccgtcaccTTGCCtcttgctcatccgctctcactgcCCTCAACGGCGGTGCGGCCCATGGGTACATGGCGGTCCCCCAGGTAAACAGAggggttgcgatccacctgtgacccgagaatgccgccacctggtggggtcgccctgtgctcccctccaaggcctgtaggatgacgtcttcactgacctcgggggtaggctcctcgccactGCCTCCTATTACCGACAGGATATGGCGGTTCCgtgtacaacttcttcggaccgccagacgccTACGCCAAAGagtgacattacttttctgttttatattcatcaaataaatgtcatcttaaatttcactcaagtctacaagtcttcctgatagaaagtgttttcttaatggcatgaatcgcactgaaggacAAGACTTCAAATGCATGGGCCGTGGATGGTATGTGACAAATAATTGTCCGGTTTAAGAAAGGACCTCATTGGGATTACGATGTTTCCAGCTGCACTGAATACTCATTTAGACGGTGTGCTTGTAGTGCAAATGGACAGATACTTTTTCGCAACCATAGCCAAGATTGGGTATCTTGCTTCACTGTTCCGCCACCAAGCAAGCAGGTCATTGCTGGTATCAATTGCCTTCTCTTACAAATAGCACAATAACACTTCGTCTGCATGTGCTGTCTTTGGAATGGGAATCGTGGCCTTCGCTTTCCCGAGTAGCTGTCTGAGATTAATTTTCTTGACAGCAGGTGCCAGGCTTGCTCCTTCCCCTGCATCCAATGACTCCTCAGTTTTAGTGTTTTCTGGCAGATCTTCGGTAATCTGCATGATCTCCTCGATGAGTTCATCTTTGACAGCTTCCTCAAAATTATTCCTGTATCTAGGATCCAAAGTAGTTGCTTTCTATAGCATTTTTGTCCTTCTAAAGCCTTGTATTTATCCTCCAAGACAGCGATCATCTTTGCTTTGAAATTTTTTGTTAATTCACTGTCTTCTGGCAAAGGGTCCAGAGATCATTGGTGCGCAGTCTCAGTACAGGTCTAACCGAGTATGCAGTGACAACTTTCTCATTCGATAAAACATCAGTAAATTCTACAGCTGGCTTAAGTACTGCGTTTATTGACTCAAGCAATGCAAAATGCTGCCATGTCAGGTTAAGGTGTTGAAGAAATCATCATCCAGCGCCCTTTCAATTGCGTGGGCTTGTTCCAAAACTCtctgtataattttttgtttgcttCCCCATCGCGTGGGACAATCCTGTTCGCAAAGTTAAGGAATAAGAgaatacaaaataacaaaaaaaattttgctgtttgtaaagtgatcaatggaaaggaggaggcgagaaccggcttttcaatataaataatagtttaatgataaacttaaaagaagacacaaacacacacatgacggacatgtccgctaacgatctctctctcccgcacgatcccctgcagtcagcctttatccctcacggaggcataattagcctaatacgggaccgggtgtgtaggatcacgacccggccccgccctccgccctgccacattcctccctcgttctctcaggctggggagcccccggcctgacgtacacccgcccccccccctctttccctgggggagggtgtggGTTAACTAGGCGTGGGGTAACTAGAGTTACGTCTACTCTgacggcaggtcatccccatctacctggatgagggaggggacaaggggagggaaacagaaataattaaaatgggggggtacttcctgtaacagtgtagtacccccccaaaaaactgtaaaatttaaaagagggaaaaggccaatgcagagcaacagtgagagagagagaggagagagagatgaaaaaaaaaactcttactcgccagttctccgatacgccggagcttgttcctcagccactccttCACCCTGTAtcagacgacagccgcgcctctctgggcggatcagaggcagtcctccagcccctggcagacggaacactCCGCcatgttctcggggaacagaaggggtctcccccgcccctggcagtggttctctcaCTCCAgacggtcggcagtgagcccctccccgctcgcagtcGGCGGTTTTAAACgctgccgcgtttcagcggccggtaggtgactcctgcgcccctgaccactccaggcggtcggctaggagccccttctcccctcgtggtcggtggccatcgtcctctttcaggcggctgggcacttcgtcccccggcagatggccatggctgctccgttggggtggacggtagtgccgagaactctactacggcgtatccctcctccttcccgggcttcggcaccagtgtaaagtgatcaatggaaaggaggaggcgagaactggcttttcaatataaataatagtttaatgataaacttaaaagaagacacaaacacacacatgacgacatatctgctaacgatctctctctcccgcacgatcccctgcagtcagcctttatccctcacggaggcataattagcctaatacgggacagggtgtgtaggatcacgacccagccctgccctccgccctgccacactgttgttgttttacaTGCTTGTATGGAGCTTAGTCGCTTTTGCTACacgaatatacaaatatttgccatGCCATAAAGCAAATGAAAACTGATGAGCATTTTTTTCGTTCatcataaattaatttctttcccccttttatttttctgtcaaaatgaaaGTCAGCATTTAGAATTCCATCACTATTTTCATAAAAAGAGTGTTTGCTTTAGAATCAAAACAAACGCTTATAATGTAAAAACTTTAAGCCTTTTTTGTTAGAAAGCAAAGAGGAACTATAgataaaatatgatacatttttatatatatatatatataaaatattataatatatattttttactttatacttATCATAGTGTCCACTCAAATCGAAACATTCACATGGCGAGTGACATGCACACTACCACCGATGGCACTCCACCACtgcagtggagcggttgttatgGCGACCGTCACAGCCCTAATCTCTTCCATACAACGGGAGTGGATCCATAACAAAATTAGTCCATAGCCTACAacatattcactgaaaatcagtGAAAACggtttaaattttacatttttgtgtgaatttgtaTTCTTTCATGAGACTCTCCTCAAAAGTTATTTTATGAACagaattgcctttttttttttacacttccgggttttggaattattattatttttttactaattctAGGGTAATATATTGCAAAgataacaattataaaaaaatgtttgcaatATTTATGCTGCTGAATAAGGTCTGTGAAGAGGGTCCATGGCCAGTGAGGGATTGCATACTTCAAAACTCTCATCGGTTGATGTTGTTATTGTACAGTATAGCCATTAGCCTTAGATTCATATGTATTATTGTGAACATCGCTGTTTCGATCCACAAAACTGAATCTACAGTATGCTCCAACAGAGGAGGCAGCAGCTGACGTTGTTGAGCAAGAACAGTTCAGGAGAGGACGTAATACTATTGGATGATACCGTTTGGTGAGCTGTAACAGCTTCTCATTTGTTCATCTTAGATAGACACACATCACTCCAGACAGGACGCGTCTCCTCAACAGCAAGTCGATGTGATTGATTTGTGAGGGTACAGAGGATGGGGAATAATCGAATTTGCTTACCAGGTTCCCCTGTACGCGTCTTTGAGTGTTTGACGTGTGGAGACAGGATGCAGCAGGAGCTGGAAAGCAGGTGACAGGTAAAATCAAAGGCCAGCAGCCCCAGTGTTTGACGGATTGTCACAAAATCCATTGCAGCAATGTTACCCAATCACAAACACTACATGTGACATGACAGTCAATAGCAGAGCTTCTCCTTTGAAGCCTTGTACCATAAAAATGAAAAGGATACAGATAATGTACAGCTCCTGGTCATAACGCCGGTCAGTCTGCTAAACCATACAATTACAGTGACAATCTAAATTTGTTTGGTAAGACTAAATGTCCTCACGTGTCAAATGGCGCACACAGCACTATATGATAGTGATAAATGTGCGCTATCTTGTGTCGTTATTTACTATTATcattcataaatttaaaatgactcgactgacattttttaaatagcctACATGTGTAAAATCATACATCATACTAATACCAATGTATTTTCATTATAGCCtaataaactttaaaattataGCATAATTTATAGCCTAACTTTacgaataattattattttttttttaaaataagaaagaaagaaagtaatatattAGGATGGGCTGTGTTTGTGGGAAATGTGATCGTATATTGCCCTCTTCTGCCTGTTGGACGCAGTTACCCAAGGAAATTGTCTCTTCATGTGTTTAGATGTGAAAGTGAGTTTACGTCGGCTGCAGCAGCGTTACAAATTCCCCTTACAAATCATAACCTTTTAATCACGGTTCAAAATAGCCTAGTTGCAATTAGGCCTTTATGTAATGTGCTAGTACAAAATTAAAATGGGATCTAATTTTGAaagcttttcaaaacatttctgtCATTGTCTTTTcaagaaacatatttttttttgttgacgtTAGTGCCTATGGCAAGGTTTTAAAAGTTGTAATGAGGTAACAATAATATTTGTGAGCTTGAGTCTCAGAATTCAGCTTTTTGTCGTAACACGGTTGATATGGCATATTCTCGGTGTTTTTTTATCTACAGTATCTGTGTGGACGACTAAAACTAGATGCCGATTCTAATGCATCCAGAGTCTAATATAACATCGAATTCGCTTGTGGGCGCGCACTCACTAATGAAGTTTAAGCCACGCATGAACGCGCACAGAGCCAGCCGTTACTTTTCCATACCGCCAGGTGGCATGAGACACTCCAGCGTTGAAACTAGGACTTAAAGCAAAAAGCAATactaaatctgtctgtctgcgcGTCTGTCTTTATGTCTTTTAAACTTTTTGTTACACCAACGTCTCAGTAACGGTATAGAATAGGCCTGCATGTTTGTTATATGTAAATATCAAATATTGTTCTCTCAGCCCTTTTCTGTTGCTTCTGTTCTCTGGTATTCTAACAACGAACATTAggcatagtttttttttgttttgtttttgacaaatacatttaaaaagcataATCTGTGTGCAATCAATGTTGAGATTTCCACGTCCATTAATTTTTATTCAATTAgatttttatacaattaaaattGTGGAGCTGCAGAAATGCTGTAATCAATTTTGAACTGAAATATGTGAGGATTGTCACAGGAGACTTTAAATAGATTTATGtagtattgtttgtttatttatttcttaataaacaaataaacaaatattttatttaacaattattgtgttattgtatatgtagggtacaatggggctaaaggctctGTGGGGTAAAAGGATCCTTTAATTTTATTTCCTCCCATCAaaaactaaatagcaacaaaaactaccacagtactttcctgAACACCTGTCTGACATTATGAACTGCAATTCTTTCCTATTTCATGAGATTATTACATGTAATGTCTAATGGTTGGTTTTGAGACAATTTGATCACATTTTAATATCttttaaaatgtgcatatttATGTTGCTGAAGAATACCCTGAACATCATCATatttatttgaaacaaaatacttttgatatatatatatatatatactgtccaataagtgaaaggatataATTTGGGGTacatagatttgttatgaaatttttTGAAATTGGGCTcactttcatttgtttatttaaatacttaagatgtaatgaaatgtcaaatgtgattgaaatgaacaagaaTAATGcatccttttctgaagtggttattttgaataagaatTATCTTAATTTGAcaaagttgacaaattgtgccctatatTTCTCCACTATCTACGCTATATCTTAACCCATACgcattttaccccaagtgagggagccttttaccccaggtgtgggtttcatttcttatttttatattttaaatgaattgtattcaaaacaaccttctgttgttatttcatTTTAGCACAAATGATGTTGATccatcaatattaaataaaaatacatttatttcttaaatcgagacactttgtgaccagaaaaaagcttATTTTCCTCAAGGAGTGCCTATATATTAGCCAAGAATTCTTAAATTCATTGTTTTTCTGCTGAGAATTCCCCTCATTGTACCTCAAGGCTCTTAGTACTGTTTAGCTGTGTTCCAGTAAGTGTGCCAGagctaaataaatgcatttttacaagGTACTCTATGTTGTTTACAGAACACTGAAAACAGCATTAATAGATAGAAGGGCAATATGTCTTGCCTAATAATTTTGCTTGGAGACGTTACTGACTTCATTACTCAAGTTGCAATTGAAAATAACTGACATGAAGCTTGATCAGGAGTCAGGATTATCTATGGTAACAGGCCATATCTTTACTTTTACATATCAAGATACATGATATAATGTACAGAGAGAGCAGTATTTATTAACTTCAAATCATATAATATATGTGCAAGACACTTTAAAATCTAAAGTGTGCTCTCTAACCACATGTCATAAACTTTAACTTCTctgtgatgtatatatatatattatgtgtagACAAGTGTAAAACCTAAACCTTTACATAAACTTTAAAACCTTCTGTCCTCCCATCTGAAATTCTACACTGGGGGAAAATGTCCTATATGATGCTTACAGTAAAAAATAGGGCATGATGTAATCCACTGACCCCACCACAACCTGCAATATGTTAAATGAAAGACAACtgatttattcaatttatttacaacattttaaaatgacatggaACATAGCACACTTCACTCAGTTGATCTCCATAACAAATGGATGCTAAAAATGTGTATCCCAGCAAGTAAagctttttcattttcttttgtttttccacaGCAATGTTTCAAAGTATTTTAGACCAACATATCTTGcaaaacacaattattatttttttttttatatttttccaaacattttacttATTCATTTAAAAGAAAGGGAGCACATGTTAAACCACTGTCTAAACTTTGCTATCAAGATTATGCATgacttttcatgtgacaaaagCAGGCCTATACAAATATAAACACGAGAATCCCTGCTGTTTTTGTGATTCCCTCACTTCTGACATGTTGTGTCACAACACAaacaatttgaatattgtgaaaaagttCATTTCTTCccgtaatttaattcaaaaagtggaactttcatatattctagattcattacacataaagttaaatatttcaagcattttttggtgtaatcttgatgattaggctttcagctcatggaaatcaaaaatccattatctcaaaatattagaataaagaatgtaTAGGcctaatacagaaatgtcaaccttctgaaaagtatgttaatttatgcactcaatattTGGTCGAGGCTGCTTTTGcacaaattacataaaaaaaacttttccacgatattctaattttttgagatgcacCAGTATATCAGAGAGAACACGCGTGTGCGCTCGAGTATCACAAGAGGGAGACAAATGCCCACATTGGAATTTAGAAATTGGAGAATAGGCCTACTTGCTCATACTGCGAATACGCGCCGAAACAGGTGCATCTGAAGTACTGTAGTAGCGGACACAAAAGGCTGTAACAAAAATGTGTGAGCTGGCTTGGTGTCAAATGCCTTCAAGGGGTGCTCACTAGTTTGTGGGACCCAACCAGTATTAAGTTTGCATCAAAAATGCACTCTTTGCATTTTATTCATCCCATAAAAGTTTATTACATTCACGCAGGTCTACATTCTAACATCTTCTTGAAGGCTTTTCTGAAGCTGTCGTCCAGGAAGGCGTAAAGAAATGGGTTTAAACAGGAGTTGGCGTAACTCAGACTGGTGATAAAATACGAGATCCCGATGAGAAGCGGCGTGGTCCGCAGGTCTGTGGTCAGCGCTACGATGGTGCTGAGGTGGAAAGGTGTCCAACAGAACAGGCACACGGCCAGCACGATAAACACCATGATAGTCACTTTCTTCTTTGCTTTGTCCAGTGCTTTGGCGTTGGTGTTCAGACGCATATTTCTTAGTTTGTACAGCATCATGGTGTAAAGGATGCAAATTGTAGAAACCGGAATGGCAAAGCCCAGTATGAGGGTATAAATCCGGCTCGCCTTGAACCACACACTTTCAGGACTGGGGAAACTCAGAACGCAGCTTTTCCTATCCGAGTCGTCGGGACTGATGTATACACCTGCGAACACTGTGAAGGGCATGACGATGAGGATAACCAGTAGCCACACGCACAAACTGACTATCTTCGCTGCCCTGTACGTTCGGTACGGCATGCGCTTGGAGTGCACCGTCGACAGAACCACCAGGTACCGGTCCACACTCATAACCGTCAGAAAGTAGATGCTTGAGAAGATGTTGTAGTGGTCGATGcttaaaattattttgcaaagtaCCTCACCGAACGgccagtagtgcaaaagatgctCCGCTATGTTGATGGGCAACACTAAAGTGAAGAGGTCATCTGCGATTGCCAAGTTGAGAATGAACATGTTGGTCACCGTCTTCATTTTGGGCGCTTTGAGGATCACATAGATGACCGCCGTGTTGCCCGTCAGACCTACTGCACATATCACGGAGTAAATCACGGGCATAACTACATACAAGTCTGCGTAAAATAAGTACTCAGCCGGCTGCGTACAGTTCAAATCGCTCCGATTGGGAGAGTTGTTATAATATAAGTCCATGCTGTAGTTGCATGTCGGATTTGGGTTGAGGGGGTTCGAGATGTTCTCCATATTGTGACAGTTGAGCCTCCGGGGATAAGTGTTTTACTTTATAAATCTGCGCTCTCACAATCGCAGATCTCTCCACGAATCTAAGGTGGTCGATGTTTCTCATCTGTGTCTTTGCGCATCCCGAGATCTGAGGATGATACAAAAGAGTCTCCAGCAAACAGACTAAAAGCTAAATGTACGATGTCATAAATCCCAGAAATGATCTCCAAAGCTTAGCGCAACAGTTTGATTCTTTTaaacttgtattattattagtagtaatactattattattcatTCCAATTCATTTAAAACACGTTGCAGAATATGCAATGTAATTATAAAGACCAAAAACCATACCAACTTCCCACTATTCCTGCGCACACACCAAAACAAATGTGTaggtttaaaaatgcatttttttaaagcaatgccATATGTTTCAAATGCATACTTGTTTAAAGTCATTTGAAATTGTTGTTCATTGGGTTGTAGTGAGAAGGTGCGAGATCCTACCGTGTATTTTATTGTCTCTCCGTGCGCGCTCTGTCCCCACTCTTCGCCAAGAAGCGCAGCTCGCGCTTTTCCCAGCAAATTAAAAGAACCAAGTGCACCCGGTGACGTCACAGCGCTCTCCACATCTGCCTCCTCGCGTGTTACGGTTTCTGAAAGAGTCACTTATCCTTTATGTATGTTTGCTTTTTTATAGAATAACCAATTATTTAAAGGATGATGGGCGTAATGCATTTAAGTGTGCTACAATGCAGCAGCCTTCATGTAATTATCATATAATTGTGCATGGAAAGCAAATGCATTAGATCCTAAATCTGCATCACCCATTGGTATTCATGCTTTTATACTTTATTGGACTAATcacttttgaaaagtagtgcttaTAAACCAATAGACTGGGCTAATTTAAATCAACAAGACAATGTAAGTAATGTACACTGTAACcctttactgtaaatgtacaggTAATTTCTAACAGGATTCTGCTGTATTTCCATAAAACCGTAACATGCTGTATCTTAAACAGAATGGTTGTAAATATACAGCAGATTTCAGTTTTCAGACCGTTTAATTCCTAATACAGTGTCATACTGTAGAGACATTGCATTCTgggattatgtttttttttgcgCTCATTTCCAGTTCTCTAAATTTCTACAACAGACATTTGTACCTGTATGCAAACTTGGTTTGTCAGCTGGACTTAATGAACAAAACCCAGAAACAGGTATTTGTGTTAATAAGATAAGC
Encoded proteins:
- the LOC127629272 gene encoding neuropeptides B/W receptor type 2-like; the encoded protein is MENISNPLNPNPTCNYSMDLYYNNSPNRSDLNCTQPAEYLFYADLYVVMPVIYSVICAVGLTGNTAVIYVILKAPKMKTVTNMFILNLAIADDLFTLVLPINIAEHLLHYWPFGEVLCKIILSIDHYNIFSSIYFLTVMSVDRYLVVLSTVHSKRMPYRTYRAAKIVSLCVWLLVILIVMPFTVFAGVYISPDDSDRKSCVLSFPSPESVWFKASRIYTLILGFAIPVSTICILYTMMLYKLRNMRLNTNAKALDKAKKKVTIMVFIVLAVCLFCWTPFHLSTIVALTTDLRTTPLLIGISYFITSLSYANSCLNPFLYAFLDDSFRKAFKKMLECRPA